The Tistrella bauzanensis DNA window ATCAAGCCGTCGATCATTCGGCGGCGACGGCGACGGCGACCTGGTTGCGGCCGCGGGCCTTGGCCTGATAGAGCGCCTGATCGGCGGCGGCGATCAATGCCGCGCGGCCGAGATCGTCGGTCGCCGCGCCGGGCCGGCAGAGCGTGATGCCGATGCTGAGAGTGATGGCCCGCGGTTGATCACCGATCCGGGCAACCGCCTGACGCAGACGTTTGGCCAGCACGCGGCCGGCCGCGAGGTCCGTATGCGGCAGGATGACCACGAATTCCTCGCCCCCGTGGCGGGCCACCATGTCACCGGACCGAAGCTGTGCCGCCAGTGCTGCGGCAACGGCACACAGGGCAACGTCACCGGCCGGATGGCCGAAGCGATCGTTGAACGCCTTGAAATGGTCGATATCGGCCAGCAGCAGGCACAGGCTGTCGCGACAGACATGATGATGGGTCAGTTCCTGTTCGAACCGGGCCATGAAGGCACGCCGGTTGGCGAGCCCGGTCAGAGGATCGGTGGCAGCGAGCCTCTCCAGGCGCTGGTTGGCGGCCTCGATCTGGCGTTTCTGATGCTCCAGCGTGTCCAGCGCCGCCTTGTACTCGTCGATATCCTGGACTTGCGACACGAAATAGCGCGGACTGCCATCGTCGTTGCGCACCAGCGACACGCTGAGCCCGGCCCAGATCGGCCGGCCATCCTTGCGGATATAGCGCTTCTCGATCCGGTAATCCGGGATCTCCCCCGCCAGCAACTGGCGCAGCAGATGAAGATCCGATTCCAGATGCGCCGGGTCGGTGATGCTCTGGAAGTCAATCGCGAGCAGTTCCGGCTCGTCATAGCCCAATATCTGGCACATCGCGTTGTTGACCTGCAGCCAGTGGCCGTCGATGTCGACCAGGGCCATGCCGATCGGTGCCTGCTCGAAGGCGGTGCTGAACAGGCGTGCGGCTTCGGCCAGCGCAGCTTCGGCGTCGCGCCGGGCGTCATCGGCGTGCTGCCGGGCAATGGCACCGCCGATGGCGGTGGCCATCATCTCAAGAAATTCGATGTCGTCGTCGTGGAAGCCGGCATGACGTATTGCCCTGTCCATGAACGCGATGGTCCCGAACAACCGGCCGGACACCCAGATCGGCGCGGCGATATAGGATTCGAACCCGAACTGGCTATAGGCCGGATGGACGCAGAGCACGGGGTCCGTGCCGACATGCAGCAGGGCGACACTGGCGCGGCGGCTGATCACCTCGGCGCAATAGGTTCCGGCCAGGGGGAACACGTCGCCAGAGGACAGGCCGCCCCCGGCTGCGGCCAGCACCTGGAACCGGTCATCGACAATATGGCTGATCAACCCGACGCTCATGCCCAGGATCTGGCGTCCGGCAGCCAGATAGTCCTGGAACCGGGCGGGCGCGTCGTCGTGATCGGCAATGATGATCCGGTGCAGTGCACGCAGATGCGACGCATGGCCGTCCGGCATCCGGTGGCGCGGATCGATGGACGAGGGCGGCTTGTGTCCAGTCTCGCGCATGCGCTTTCCTGTATCCGGCCAGATGTGCCGGTCAGCTGCGGTGGATCGGGTCGATCCACTTCACAGTCTCGGGTTTCTCGACCGGCTCGATATCCAGATTGACCACCACCGGTTCCTGATCCGACCGCACCAGCACGCATTCCAGCGGCTCGTCGGCGGCGGCATTGATTTCCTGGTGAGGCACATAGGGCGGCACGAAGATGAAATCGCCCGGCCCGGCTTCGGCGGTGAACTGCAACCGGTTGCCCCAGCGCATCCGCGCGCGGCCGCGCAACACATAGATCACGCTTTCAAGCGCGCCGTGATGATGGGCGCCGGTCTTGGCGTCGGGCTGGATCGTCACCGTGCCGGCCCAGATCTTGCTGGCGCCGACACGGGCGTTGTTGATCGCGGTCGCGCGCGACATGCCGGGCGTCTGTGCCGTCTGCGGGTCCAACTGGTCGCCGGGGATCACCTGAACGCCGGTGGTGCGCCAGTCGTGATCATGGCCGTGATGGTGGCCATGGTCGTGATCATGATGCTCGTCATCTGCCATGGGGGCGCCTCGTCTGGATGCGGGAAGACCGGCTTCACGGCCGCGTGCTTACTACCAGCCTAGCCGAGATCACGAGAGGGCGCAGCCCCGCGTGATGACTGTGACGGGGTCATTGCGGCATATCGGCGAGTGCCGCGTCGACCCGCGCCAGATCGTGATCGATGGTCAGGGCCGCGTGCGCATAGGCATGGACCTGCACTGCGGCCCGGCGCGCCACATCGGCATCCCCTTCATTCCGCGCCTCGCGCGCCATCACCGCCAGAACGCCCACCAGCCGGCAGACCACTTCGACCGCACCGGCGCCGCAGCGTGCGATCCGCATCAGGGCGCGATCGACCAGCGCATCGATGGTCAGGGCGGGCAGGGTGACATGGGCGGCGCCGGGACCCAGACGATCGGTATCGGGGGCCATGTCCTGACCGGGCGGGTCGGCCACCAGATCGGCCAGCAAGGCTTCAAGCCGGTCCAGGCATACCTCGGCGGTTTCCGGGTCGTTGATCCCTGGAGACAATGCGCGGCAGGCGGTTTCGCACAGCAGTTCCAGCGAGAACAACGGATCCTGGGTGTCGATCCGATCGCGGCCGATATCGAAGCATTCGCCGATCA harbors:
- a CDS encoding sensor domain-containing diguanylate cyclase; this translates as MRETGHKPPSSIDPRHRMPDGHASHLRALHRIIIADHDDAPARFQDYLAAGRQILGMSVGLISHIVDDRFQVLAAAGGGLSSGDVFPLAGTYCAEVISRRASVALLHVGTDPVLCVHPAYSQFGFESYIAAPIWVSGRLFGTIAFMDRAIRHAGFHDDDIEFLEMMATAIGGAIARQHADDARRDAEAALAEAARLFSTAFEQAPIGMALVDIDGHWLQVNNAMCQILGYDEPELLAIDFQSITDPAHLESDLHLLRQLLAGEIPDYRIEKRYIRKDGRPIWAGLSVSLVRNDDGSPRYFVSQVQDIDEYKAALDTLEHQKRQIEAANQRLERLAATDPLTGLANRRAFMARFEQELTHHHVCRDSLCLLLADIDHFKAFNDRFGHPAGDVALCAVAAALAAQLRSGDMVARHGGEEFVVILPHTDLAAGRVLAKRLRQAVARIGDQPRAITLSIGITLCRPGAATDDLGRAALIAAADQALYQAKARGRNQVAVAVAAE
- a CDS encoding cupin domain-containing protein, whose protein sequence is MADDEHHDHDHGHHHGHDHDWRTTGVQVIPGDQLDPQTAQTPGMSRATAINNARVGASKIWAGTVTIQPDAKTGAHHHGALESVIYVLRGRARMRWGNRLQFTAEAGPGDFIFVPPYVPHQEINAAADEPLECVLVRSDQEPVVVNLDIEPVEKPETVKWIDPIHRS